One genomic region from Lates calcarifer isolate ASB-BC8 linkage group LG10, TLL_Latcal_v3, whole genome shotgun sequence encodes:
- the ric3b gene encoding protein RIC-3b: protein MAMSTFQKVTLATCLVLCVALLLPKLLLSRGRKDAAERPEGSGRFPPMMHRQMAPEGRGQRAASAGFSRAHNPEAIAKAKGVGTGAGTGGKSNLAGQIIPVYGFGILLYILYILFKITSKGNSKPSEGRFPSVRSENMKRKITDFELAQLQEKLRETELVMENIVSNAHHSPDRVKGVMADQEESLLQQLTEITRVMQEGQLVEGMTPEKKAQDDWEDYPEEPHQYWKHSHCCCQHSQQHYSPQMETEAERTEGDGADLVENVPAEDVMGGGEAEEAEVQSADPLREPNATAVSEEGVGPESDVGVNERVDLREHKQGRGKIDLGVPEEDLAGVLKELELTLKMTSVMEQEKMEDLTRPVETEPSHTQVRRRNKRRRAKKAAH, encoded by the exons ATGGCGATGTCAACATTTCAGAAGGTGACCCTCGCGACGTGTCTCGTGCTGTGCGTCGCGCTGCTGCTTCCCAAACTGCTGCTGTCCCGGGGGAGGAAGGATGCTGCCGAGCGGCCGGAGG GTTCAGGTCGTTTCCCGCCGATGATGCACCGTCAGATGGCTCCGGAGGGCCGCGGCCAGAGGGCGGCGAGCGCCGGCTTCTCCAGAGCCCACAACCCTGAGGCCATAGCCAAGGCGAAGGGAGTGGGAACGGGGGCGGGAACCGGAGGCAAATCCAACCTGGCAGGGCAGATCATCCCTGTGTACGGCTTCGGGATCCTACTCTACATCCTCTACATACTGTTCAAG ATCACATCTAAGGGGAACAGCAAGCCATCAGAGGGCAGGTTTCCTTCAGTCCGGTCAGAGAACATGAAGAGAAAGATAA cCGACTTTGAACTGGCTCAGCTGCAGGAGAAACTGAGGGAAACCGAGCTGGTGATGGAGAATATCGTTTCCAATGCCCACCACAGCCCTGACAG GGTGAAGGGAGTGATGGCAGATCAGGAGGAgagcctcctgcagcagctgacgGAGATAACCCGGGTGATGCAGGAGGGCCAGCTGGTGGAGGGCATGACTCCAGAGAAGAAAGCCCAGGACGACTGGGAAG ATTATCCTGAGGAGCCTCATCAGTACTGGAAACAttcccactgctgctgtcagcacaGTCAGCAGCACTACAGTccacagatggagacagaggctGAGAGGACTGAAGGTGACGGAGCCGACCTGGTGGAAAACGTTCCTGCTGAGGACGTCATGGGCGGAGGAGAGGCCGAGGAGGCAGAGGTGCAGAGTGCAGACCCCCTGAGAGAACCTAATGCCACAGCAGTAAGTGAAGAAGGCGTGGGCCCGGAGAGTGATGTAGGTGTGAACGAGAGGGTGGACTTGCGTGAACACAAGCAGGGACGGGGCAAAATTGACCTGGGCGTCCCGGAGGAGGACCTGGCCGGAGTTCTGAAGGAGCTGGAGCTCACGCTGAAGATGACGTCCGTGATGGAgcaggagaagatggaggaccTCACTCGGCCTGTGGAGACAGAACCTTCTCACACCCAGGTCAGACGGAggaacaagaggaggagggcgAAGAAAGCCGCACACTGA
- the psma1 gene encoding proteasome subunit alpha type-1 has translation MFRNQYDNDVTVWSPQGRIHQIEYAMEAVKQGSATVGLKSRTHAVLVALKRAQSELAAHQKKILHVDNHIGISIAGLTADARLLCNFMRQECLDSRFVFDRPLPTSRLVSLVGSKTQIPTQRYGRRPYGVGLLIAGYDDMGPHIFQTCPSANYFDCKAMSIGARSQSARTYLERCMDKFSDCNLNELVQHGLRALRETLPTEQDLTTKNVSIGIVGKEMEFTIYDDDDVAPFLEGLEERPQRKVAQPADEPAGEAPDEPMEH, from the exons ATG TTCCGCAACCAGTACGACAACGATGTAACAGTATGGAGCCCGCAG GGCCGCATTCATCAGATCGAGTATGCCATGGAGGCAGTGAAGCAAGGCTCTGCAACTGTAGGACTCAAATCCAGAACCCATGCAGTCCTGGTTGCACTAAAG agagcCCAGTCTGAACTGGCTGCCCACCAGAAGAAGATCCTCCATGTCGACAACCATATTGGTATTTCCATCGCTGGACTGACTGCTGACGCCAGACTGCTCTG taaCTTCATGCGTCAGGAGTGCCTGGACTCCAGATTTGTCTTCGACAGGCCCCTCCCTACATCACGCCTCGTCTCTCTTGTTGGCAGCA AAACCCAAATCCCAACACAGAGGTATGGAAGGAGGCCCTATGGCGTTGGACTCCTCATTGCTGGCTATGAT GACATGGGACCTCACATCTTCCAGACCTGCCCATCAGCCAACTACTTTGACTGCAAAGCCATGTCGATCGGAGCTCGCTCTCAGTCGGCTCGTACCTACCTGGAGAGATGCATGGACAAGTTTTCTGACT GTAATCTGAATGAGCTGGTCCAGCATGGCCTCCGTGCTCTCAGAGAAACCCTCCCCACTGAGCAGGACCTCACTACcaag AATGTTTCCATCGGCATTGTGGGGAAGGAAATGGAGTTCACcatttatgatgatgatgatgtcgcCCCGTTCCTGGAGGGACTGGAGGAGAGGCCACAGAGAAAG GTTGCCCAGCCCGCAGACGAGCCCGCTGGAGAGGCACCTGATGAGCCAATGGAGCACTGA